A single window of Candidatus Dependentiae bacterium DNA harbors:
- a CDS encoding KpsF/GutQ family sugar-phosphate isomerase, with amino-acid sequence MFVQSQEKLLPAKYSNDIKTEMLNVLNIESQAIINLINYFPISSINLVEKILNSNGRVIFSGMGKSGLIAQKLVATFSSTGTPAIFLHPSEALHGDLGMLKKDDIFIALSKSGSGVELEQIIQILKNFGNFTALISCGTGVLSKLVDLPVTLPFTQGACQMNLAPTTSSTLTMAFGDALSVTVSKLKKFDKNDFALFHPAGALGKKLLLKVSNLIINQDLPFISLDTKFEDLLFVISSKRMGAGIIVNSRHNLLGIITDGDLRRAMQSGASIFEKTAKDIMTINPKVINKDILAYDALLVMENFNITSLVVIDDFKKVVGLVHVHDILKAGIVK; translated from the coding sequence ATGTTTGTGCAGTCGCAAGAAAAACTTTTGCCTGCAAAATATTCAAATGATATTAAAACAGAGATGCTAAATGTTTTAAATATCGAATCTCAGGCAATAATTAATTTAATTAATTATTTTCCAATATCTTCAATTAATTTAGTCGAAAAAATTTTAAATTCGAATGGTAGAGTTATTTTTTCAGGAATGGGAAAATCAGGTCTTATTGCCCAAAAGTTGGTAGCAACATTTTCAAGTACTGGAACTCCGGCTATCTTTTTGCATCCTTCAGAAGCGTTGCATGGTGATTTGGGAATGCTTAAAAAAGATGATATTTTTATAGCACTTTCTAAAAGCGGTTCCGGTGTTGAATTAGAACAAATTATACAAATATTAAAAAATTTTGGAAATTTTACAGCTTTAATTAGTTGCGGAACCGGAGTTTTGAGTAAACTTGTCGATTTGCCTGTAACTTTACCATTTACTCAAGGAGCTTGCCAAATGAATTTGGCCCCGACTACAAGTTCTACTCTTACAATGGCATTTGGAGATGCCTTAAGTGTAACTGTTAGTAAACTAAAAAAATTTGATAAAAATGATTTTGCTTTATTTCACCCGGCAGGAGCATTGGGAAAAAAACTTTTATTAAAAGTAAGTAATTTGATAATTAATCAAGACTTGCCATTTATAAGTTTGGATACAAAGTTTGAAGATTTATTATTTGTTATATCTAGTAAAAGAATGGGCGCCGGGATTATTGTTAATTCAAGACACAACCTTTTGGGTATTATTACAGATGGAGACTTGAGAAGGGCTATGCAAAGCGGAGCATCCATATTTGAAAAAACAGCAAAAGATATAATGACAATAAATCCAAAAGTCATCAATAAAGATATTTTGGCCTACGATGCCCTTTTAGTCATGGAAAATTTCAATATCACAAGTTTGGTAGTAATTGATGATTTTAAAAAAGTTGTAGGACTAGTTCACGTACATGATATTTTAAAAGCTGGAATAGTAAAATAG
- a CDS encoding prepilin-type N-terminal cleavage/methylation domain-containing protein has protein sequence MKKYGFTMIELMIVVSIIAFLATISIPRYFNYYAKAKQAEVSVNLASLHTAQEAYFAEHGQYGKELSGPNGIGWKPQGYKGGGKNENFYYTYGFNFDGAQEGIHYFTGKLGAGKENLGNTCADKANFTASAAGDISGKNKMDLWQIDQDRNIKHVQNGIE, from the coding sequence ATGAAAAAATATGGTTTTACAATGATCGAACTTATGATTGTTGTTTCTATTATTGCATTTTTAGCAACTATTTCTATTCCAAGATATTTTAATTATTATGCAAAAGCTAAGCAAGCCGAAGTTTCAGTAAATTTGGCGTCACTGCACACAGCACAAGAAGCATATTTTGCAGAGCATGGACAGTATGGCAAAGAACTTTCAGGGCCAAATGGAATAGGCTGGAAACCTCAAGGATATAAAGGTGGCGGTAAAAATGAAAATTTCTATTACACCTATGGATTTAACTTTGACGGAGCTCAAGAAGGTATACACTATTTTACCGGAAAATTGGGAGCCGGAAAAGAAAATTTAGGTAATACTTGTGCAGATAAAGCTAATTTTACAGCTAGTGCCGCCGGTGATATTTCCGGAAAAAATAAAATGGATTTATGGCAAATTGATCAAGATAGAAATATAAAACACGTTCAAAATGGAATTGAATAA
- a CDS encoding cysteine synthase family protein has protein sequence MKKNIKFKNILDSIGNTPIVHLDFLNSEFGIKPTVLAKLEFLNPGGSVKDRSAFFMVEQAEKEGLLKPGGTIIEASSGNQGIALAMIGAVKGYNVIITVPDRTSEEKVDALRAYGATVYLCKNTDTLEDPEGYHTKAEILHKQIPGSFMPNQYYNKANPKAHYATTGKEIWEQTEGQVTHVIVGAGSCGTISGVGKYLKEKNKNIKIIGADAATSAYSSKNPKAYMSEGIGIDIITDTFDASVIDQIIPVTDEQAFSSTRFLAQRGFLVGISSGAVLQATLNYCKDLKESDIVVIVFGDSGKSYLKKVFGSSALFKDAIFSNDLIQNQVGNDKKEEKEF, from the coding sequence ATGAAAAAAAATATAAAATTTAAAAATATATTGGATTCAATAGGCAACACGCCTATAGTTCATTTGGACTTTTTAAACTCTGAATTTGGAATTAAGCCTACGGTTTTAGCCAAACTTGAATTTTTAAACCCTGGCGGAAGCGTTAAAGATCGCTCTGCTTTTTTTATGGTAGAGCAAGCTGAAAAAGAAGGTTTATTAAAACCGGGCGGAACTATCATAGAAGCAAGTTCGGGAAATCAAGGTATTGCACTTGCAATGATTGGTGCAGTTAAAGGTTACAATGTAATTATAACCGTACCGGACAGAACAAGCGAAGAAAAAGTTGATGCACTACGCGCTTACGGTGCAACAGTTTATTTATGTAAAAATACAGATACGCTTGAAGACCCGGAAGGTTATCATACAAAAGCAGAAATTTTACATAAACAAATTCCAGGCTCTTTTATGCCCAACCAATATTACAATAAAGCAAATCCAAAGGCTCACTATGCAACAACCGGAAAAGAAATATGGGAACAAACTGAAGGGCAAGTAACTCACGTTATAGTTGGAGCCGGAAGCTGCGGAACAATTTCAGGTGTTGGCAAATATTTAAAAGAAAAAAATAAAAATATAAAAATTATAGGTGCCGACGCCGCAACAAGTGCATATTCAAGTAAAAATCCAAAAGCATACATGTCTGAAGGAATTGGAATCGACATAATAACAGACACATTTGACGCTTCGGTTATAGATCAAATAATTCCAGTAACCGATGAACAAGCTTTTTCTTCTACAAGATTTTTGGCTCAAAGAGGTTTTCTTGTTGGTATAAGTAGCGGTGCAGTACTACAAGCTACATTAAACTATTGCAAAGATTTAAAAGAATCTGATATTGTAGTAATAGTTTTTGGAGATTCGGGAAAATCTTATTTAAAAAAGGTTTTTGGATCAAGTGCTTTATTTAAAGATGCTATATTTTCAAATGACTTGATTCAAAATCAAGTCGGGAATGACAAAAAAGAAGAAAAAGAATTTTAA
- a CDS encoding prepilin peptidase produces the protein MLVIAIFIIIIFFLCWGSFLNVIAYRSIHDKSFWQKRSTCNKCNSLIAWYDNIPVISWFILQAKCRTCKSKISYLYPFIEILTSVILSCLFFYFFYDQNNFIFLKRNIFSFLSYFIFFSALIVSTRTDLEEMVIPQFFSIYIVPVALFFSYFNFLEISFIQSLVGAFVGYFVLWFVAKMFKLFAKKDGLGQGDMELLALIGTYLGIIGVWFTILISSIIGVIVMGIYIYFTKKEKDIRFPFGPFLVLGAILYFFFKSYLINFLFNYSIPF, from the coding sequence ATGTTGGTTATTGCTATTTTTATAATTATAATATTTTTTCTTTGTTGGGGATCTTTTTTAAATGTTATTGCCTACAGATCTATTCATGATAAATCTTTTTGGCAAAAACGGTCTACATGTAATAAATGTAATAGTTTAATCGCCTGGTATGATAATATTCCTGTAATTTCTTGGTTTATTTTGCAAGCTAAATGTCGAACTTGTAAAAGCAAAATATCATATTTATACCCATTTATAGAGATTTTAACCTCTGTGATTTTATCTTGTTTGTTTTTTTATTTTTTTTATGATCAAAATAATTTTATTTTTCTTAAAAGAAATATTTTTTCTTTTTTATCTTATTTTATATTTTTTTCAGCATTAATAGTTTCTACAAGAACTGATTTGGAAGAAATGGTAATACCGCAATTTTTTTCTATTTATATCGTTCCTGTTGCATTGTTTTTTTCATATTTTAATTTCTTGGAAATATCTTTTATTCAGAGTTTAGTAGGTGCTTTTGTTGGATATTTTGTTTTATGGTTTGTTGCAAAAATGTTTAAATTATTTGCGAAAAAAGATGGCTTAGGACAGGGCGATATGGAACTTTTAGCATTAATTGGTACATATCTGGGTATTATTGGCGTTTGGTTTACTATTTTGATATCCAGCATAATTGGTGTTATTGTCATGGGGATTTATATATATTTTACAAAAAAAGAAAAAGATATTAGATTTCCATTTGGCCCATTTTTAGTTTTAGGGGCTATTTTGTACTTTTTCTTTAAATCTTATTTAATAAATTTTTTGTTTAATTATTCAATTCCATTTTGA
- a CDS encoding glutamate--tRNA ligase → MLKKIRVRFAPSPTGFMHIGNVRAALLNYLFAHQKKGTFVLRIEDTDQNRNIDESGSSIVEILKWLSLKYDEGPMIGGDFGPYFQSERTAKYQKQLDDMIRNQLVYRCFCSKEELEEKREAQIANNMPPRYDRTCLHLSDDKIKEKIAAGIPFIWRFKVNQDSVVEIDSMERGIIKFEMKNFSDFALTRQDGSFTFLFSNFVDDYLMQITHVIRGEDHLTNAAMQAALFYACSYPLPKFWHLPMLLNSDGKKMSKRDFGFGIQELKEAGFLPEAILNFVALLGNSFKDEIQSIGELTQNFEFEKVSSTGSIKFDLEKLHWVNHKWIERTPADRLVRLVKPFLHEQIEESVTLDDKKLEFILSKIKTDLRTLKDIGEVLNFYFNQPKVSIDEIKKQFGDDKTKFILKIINKHCDVCEKTEIFLQNIKADAKDYELSMKEIFGTVRYLLTGKFNGVSVHDLFEILPDKEIASRLKKIS, encoded by the coding sequence ATGTTAAAAAAAATAAGAGTTAGATTTGCACCATCCCCTACGGGATTTATGCATATAGGAAATGTGCGTGCTGCTCTACTTAACTATCTTTTTGCGCATCAAAAAAAGGGAACATTTGTTTTAAGAATAGAAGATACCGATCAAAATAGAAATATAGACGAATCAGGATCAAGTATAGTTGAAATTTTAAAATGGCTATCTTTAAAATATGATGAAGGTCCTATGATTGGAGGAGATTTTGGGCCATATTTTCAGTCTGAACGTACAGCAAAGTACCAAAAACAGCTTGATGATATGATTCGCAATCAGCTTGTTTATAGATGTTTTTGCAGTAAAGAAGAACTTGAAGAAAAACGGGAAGCACAAATTGCCAACAATATGCCACCCAGATATGACAGAACATGTTTGCATTTGTCAGATGATAAAATAAAAGAAAAAATTGCTGCCGGTATTCCATTTATTTGGAGATTTAAAGTTAATCAGGATTCGGTTGTAGAAATAGATAGTATGGAGCGCGGTATTATAAAATTTGAAATGAAAAATTTTTCAGATTTTGCATTAACTCGACAAGATGGATCTTTTACATTTTTATTTTCCAATTTTGTAGACGATTATTTAATGCAAATTACACATGTTATAAGAGGTGAAGATCATCTTACAAATGCGGCAATGCAAGCGGCTTTATTTTATGCGTGTTCATATCCGTTGCCAAAATTTTGGCATTTACCAATGTTATTGAATTCTGATGGTAAAAAAATGTCAAAACGTGATTTTGGTTTTGGAATACAAGAGTTAAAAGAGGCCGGATTTTTACCTGAAGCAATTTTAAATTTTGTTGCATTATTGGGAAATTCTTTTAAAGATGAAATTCAAAGTATTGGTGAACTTACACAAAATTTTGAATTTGAAAAAGTATCATCTACAGGTTCTATTAAATTTGATCTGGAAAAACTTCATTGGGTTAATCATAAGTGGATTGAGCGTACACCTGCAGACAGACTTGTACGATTGGTAAAGCCGTTTTTACATGAGCAAATAGAAGAAAGCGTAACTTTAGATGATAAAAAATTGGAATTTATTTTATCAAAAATAAAAACAGATTTAAGAACTCTAAAAGATATCGGTGAAGTTTTAAATTTTTATTTTAATCAGCCTAAAGTGTCAATAGACGAAATTAAAAAGCAATTTGGTGACGATAAAACAAAATTTATATTAAAAATTATTAATAAGCATTGCGATGTTTGTGAAAAAACTGAAATATTTTTACAAAATATAAAAGCAGATGCTAAAGATTATGAACTTTCAATGAAAGAGATTTTTGGAACTGTAAGATATTTGCTGACAGGAAAATTTAATGGTGTCTCGGTTCATGATTTATTTGAAATTTTGCCGGATAAAGAGATAGCGTCAAGATTAAAAAAAATAAGCTAA
- a CDS encoding bifunctional oligoribonuclease/PAP phosphatase NrnA yields the protein MEKILSNNDAYQLINNVNKITLLTHYRPDGDGISACCALESFLEKLGKQVETVFPNNPEFQFKRTPKIVYINKHVITPELLIAVDTANYERLYYPKEFKNIPIINIDHHISNTIKGKYNFINANTSSTCEILFDLLKYWNKNLIDKYIAECLLFGILYDSMIFHTQSTYPATLRISAELMELGADLYKLKTELISDKDPKIINLWGKVLSNIQISKSGKAAWAKITQDDLKKNNLSIASLIGFNNFLSQISGVEYTLLFYQTESGQTKVSLRSKTEDVNKLALPFGGGGHKNAAGILSNEPIDSLIEKITSNL from the coding sequence ATGGAGAAGATTTTGTCAAATAATGATGCATACCAATTAATTAACAATGTAAATAAAATAACTCTTTTAACACACTATAGACCGGATGGTGATGGGATATCTGCCTGTTGCGCACTTGAATCTTTTTTAGAAAAACTAGGCAAACAAGTTGAAACAGTATTTCCAAATAATCCGGAATTTCAATTTAAACGAACTCCAAAAATTGTTTACATAAATAAACACGTTATTACGCCGGAATTATTAATAGCTGTTGATACTGCAAACTATGAACGATTATATTATCCAAAAGAATTTAAAAACATTCCAATAATCAATATAGATCATCATATAAGCAACACCATAAAAGGTAAATATAATTTTATAAATGCAAATACATCTAGTACGTGTGAAATTTTATTTGATTTACTTAAATATTGGAATAAAAATTTAATAGATAAATATATAGCGGAATGTTTATTATTTGGAATACTTTATGACAGCATGATTTTTCACACTCAATCAACATATCCGGCAACGTTACGCATATCAGCAGAATTAATGGAGTTAGGTGCCGATCTTTATAAACTTAAAACAGAACTAATAAGTGATAAAGATCCTAAAATAATAAATCTTTGGGGAAAAGTACTAAGCAATATTCAAATATCAAAAAGCGGTAAAGCTGCTTGGGCAAAAATTACACAAGATGATTTGAAAAAAAATAATCTTTCCATTGCCTCGCTAATTGGATTTAATAATTTTTTATCTCAAATTTCCGGCGTGGAGTATACATTGCTTTTCTATCAAACAGAATCCGGACAAACAAAAGTTTCCTTAAGATCTAAAACTGAAGATGTAAATAAATTGGCTCTTCCTTTTGGTGGAGGTGGACATAAAAATGCCGCTGGAATTTTAAGTAATGAACCAATTGATAGTTTAATAGAAAAAATAACCTCTAATTTATAA
- a CDS encoding ribosome-binding factor A, which produces MDFKPSNKKREQKTSLFFHEISNLIRTLALDEPDLMKVFVTRVTLSNDYGICFVYFSTYADKSDFDKALPILKLYKNSLRKTLAQIISSRYAANLVFLYDETKDKERKINALLDEAVKDLPKD; this is translated from the coding sequence ATGGACTTTAAACCATCAAATAAAAAAAGGGAGCAAAAAACCTCCCTTTTTTTTCATGAAATATCTAATTTAATTAGAACATTAGCTCTCGACGAACCGGACTTAATGAAGGTTTTTGTTACAAGAGTAACTTTATCTAATGATTATGGAATTTGTTTTGTTTATTTTTCAACATATGCAGATAAATCAGATTTTGATAAAGCTTTACCAATTCTAAAACTGTATAAAAATTCATTAAGAAAGACTTTGGCTCAAATTATTTCATCAAGATATGCTGCGAATTTAGTATTTCTTTATGATGAAACAAAAGATAAAGAGCGAAAAATTAATGCTCTTTTAGATGAAGCTGTAAAAGATTTACCAAAGGATTAA
- a CDS encoding L-threonylcarbamoyladenylate synthase, with the protein MNIFKNKIIYWSEDDSIRKLYDSICKDEISISSTDTILGFLGNTTQNSFDKIVKLKGRKEDKPFLILIDSYEKIFNFVDKETIDNPKILNIIKNFWPGPLTIIFNAKKNTPDFLCSKEKTIALRCPKHDGLQKILIFFDGLFSTSANKSNEQVAANLEDINIDIINNTKYIVIDKNNIDTNYKLDQTLPSTILDITNRNYIKVVREGAISVKELKKIYGEDFVK; encoded by the coding sequence ATGAATATATTTAAGAATAAAATTATCTATTGGTCAGAAGACGACTCTATAAGAAAGCTTTATGATTCTATTTGTAAAGATGAGATTTCAATCAGCTCTACAGATACTATTTTGGGTTTTTTAGGTAATACAACACAAAATAGCTTTGATAAAATAGTTAAACTTAAGGGACGCAAAGAAGATAAACCTTTTTTAATATTAATAGATTCTTACGAAAAAATTTTTAATTTTGTAGACAAAGAAACCATAGATAATCCAAAAATTTTAAATATTATTAAAAATTTTTGGCCGGGACCTTTAACAATAATTTTTAATGCAAAAAAAAACACACCCGATTTTTTATGTTCAAAAGAAAAAACTATTGCATTAAGATGTCCAAAACATGATGGATTACAAAAAATTTTAATTTTTTTTGATGGATTATTTTCAACAAGCGCAAACAAATCGAATGAACAGGTTGCAGCCAATTTAGAAGATATAAATATCGATATTATTAATAATACAAAATATATTGTTATAGATAAAAATAATATTGACACAAATTACAAATTAGATCAGACTCTACCCTCTACAATCTTAGACATTACAAATAGAAACTATATAAAAGTGGTCAGAGAAGGAGCCATTTCAGTAAAGGAGCTAAAAAAAATTTATGGAGAAGATTTTGTCAAATAA
- the rpsU gene encoding 30S ribosomal protein S21, which produces MKKVYNIEVGVGENLERSLRQLKKKIEREGVIRDMKRVVYHEPTTQKKRKKLMRAIKNNFMRNPEAYLK; this is translated from the coding sequence ATGAAAAAGGTTTACAACATAGAAGTTGGCGTTGGCGAAAATCTTGAAAGAAGTCTTAGACAACTCAAGAAAAAAATTGAGCGTGAAGGTGTAATTCGAGATATGAAGAGAGTGGTTTATCATGAACCAACTACTCAAAAAAAACGCAAAAAATTAATGCGAGCCATAAAAAATAACTTCATGAGAAATCCTGAAGCATACTTAAAGTAG